AGCCTTTAGCCTGCAGATATTCCGCGATATCGTTCATAAAAGCCGCCATCAGCGGCCCGCGATCTTCAGCCGGTTCATTGATGGCCGTATAGAATGATTCGTCGCCGCCAATGTGGAAAAATTCAGGCTGTTCGAACATATCATACACTTCATCCAGCGCCGGATACAGGAATTCAAGTACTGCCGGGTCAGTGACCTTAAAATCGTCGGAACGTTTGCCCTCGGCAGCCTGTGCTTCTGCGGCGTTCTGCGCGTAACCGGCGTGATATTGAGCCTGATAGTCAAACTGCCCAATGTACTTTATCCGTTCCAGCAGATTACTAACCAGATTGATCCGGCTTGGTACGGGCATACTCATAAAAAAATTTCCCAGTGTTTTTATTTCCGGAAAAACGGCAATTCCGCGATCGGCTGCAAAGTGCAGCAGCTGCTGCACCTCTTCGCCCGTCCATGGTCCCATCTCCAGTTCAGGATAACTCTCAAGGGCAATCACTCCCTTAGTCTGCAGGCACAGATGCGTATATTTATAGCGCGCCAGCCGGCGGATGAGCCATTTATACATTTCAACCGTCTGCTCCATCGAATCCAACGAAAATGCCTTCGGAGGGCGCAGCGTCTGATGAAATCCGCGAAATGCAAAATCCGGCCAGTCTTTCACCATGCAAACCGGCAGTTTGCTGTCAGTTGACTGCTCCAGCAGCTGAAGCAGACTCTGCAGCCCGTAATACAGTCCCTGTTTATCGACGGCAGCGATTCCGATGCCGTCCGGTGTAATCTGTAAAATATAACCGCCGTTCCGGGAGTTTATTGTTTCCAGCGCCTGTTCCAGTCTGCTTTCGTCGACCGTTCCCCAGATGCAGCGGAAATGATCCGCAACAGTTTCCGAGACATCAACCGTTTTTCCGAGATACGCCATCTCTGCGGCAAACATACCGGCCGCAAAATCATTCAGCTGAACAGAGCCGGAGGGCAGCGCAGCGGATTTTGCGGTGACATAGAATGTTTTCGGCATCGGCACAATCCGGAAATCGCCGGGACATTTTTCACCCACCGTCGCAAACAGAAATTCTGCCGGAACCGCGGCAGCTGACAGGCTTAATATAAGCACCAGAAATCTAATTTTTTTCTTCATCATCCGCATTCCCTACACTGTTGATTGCACCTTAGAAATCCCAGCGTATTACCAGACAATGTCCATCGTTATGAATATAACTATCTGAAATTAATTTCAGTGTCAAATTTATTTTTAGCGATAAAATCATATTTTTATCTAACAAATATTCCGGCCTGTTTTATCCGTTACAAAGAGAGACTGTATTGAACCGGACGCCCTGCCGGGCAAACTCATCCATGTTCGACGTCAATAGCACGGGATGCCCGTCAGCGCCGAGGCAGTCGCCGCGCTGCTGATCTGCAATAAAAATTATATCCGGTCGCTTGTCCTTCATATCAGTCCTTTTTCAGCCATCTCTTTTCCCAGGCTTCGGCATCGTATTGTTCCAGTACGGTTGCGGCATTTTCCGGAGACCAGGCCGCCTCTGCAGTTGCGGCAAATATGGCCATCTCTTTACGTCCGGATACCGCGTTGTTCGTTAGTGTGCCCAGAGTACAGCGCACCGTCTGATGAAGCGCCCAGGCGCTGCCCATCATCCCCATGCCGTTCGCCTCTTTGACATTGCGGATCATGTTTAAAATTCCGTCTTCTTTAAACCACGGCACACCGATCACTTGAAATCCTTTATCCGCCAGCCAGCCAATCATGGAATAATTCTGCGGGTAATGCCCCGCCACAGTGTATCCATAATGCCAGCAGGCCAGAACAATATCCTTGTTCAACGTTTCAACGGCCGTCCAGGTGTTCAGCGGCGGTCCGCCGTGTGCTTCAAAGAAATACGGAAACTGTTCATGACTGACGAGCATGTCATCCCACATCATTACTTTGCAGCCTTTGGCCTGCAGGTATTCGGCGACATGATTAATATAAGCCGCCATCAGCGGCCCGCGCTCTTCAGCCGGTTCATTGATGGCAATATAGAATGATTCGTCGCAACCAATGTGGAAAAATTCAGGCTGTCCGAACATGTCATACACTTCATCCAGCACCGGACGCAAAAATTCAAATACTGCCGGATCAGTAATTTTAAAATCCTCGGAAATTTTCGCGACCGCATTTTGTTCTTTTTCAAGCGCTTTTTGTTCTTCTTCCAGTTGCGCCGCCCGCTGACCGTAGCCAGCATGATACTGTGCCTGGTAATCCAGCTGTCCGATGTATTTTCTCCGTTCCAGCAGATCGGCGAACGACTCCAT
This Kiritimatiellales bacterium DNA region includes the following protein-coding sequences:
- a CDS encoding glycoside hydrolase family 20 zincin-like fold domain-containing protein, which produces MMKKKIRFLVLILSLSAAAVPAEFLFATVGEKCPGDFRIVPMPKTFYVTAKSAALPSGSVQLNDFAAGMFAAEMAYLGKTVDVSETVADHFRCIWGTVDESRLEQALETINSRNGGYILQITPDGIGIAAVDKQGLYYGLQSLLQLLEQSTDSKLPVCMVKDWPDFAFRGFHQTLRPPKAFSLDSMEQTVEMYKWLIRRLARYKYTHLCLQTKGVIALESYPELEMGPWTGEEVQQLLHFAADRGIAVFPEIKTLGNFFMSMPVPSRINLVSNLLERIKYIGQFDYQAQYHAGYAQNAAEAQAAEGKRSDDFKVTDPAVLEFLYPALDEVYDMFEQPEFFHIGGDESFYTAINEPAEDRGPLMAAFMNDIAEYLQAKGCRVMMHDDMLVNHEQFPYFFEAHGGPPLNTWTAVETLNKEIIMTCWHYGYTVGGHYPQNYPMIGWLADEGFQVIGVPWFKEDGILNMTRNVKETDGMGMMGSAWAFHQTVRCALGTLTNSTVSGRKELAILAATAEAAWSPENAATVLEQYDAEAWEKGWLLRDWNE
- a CDS encoding glycoside hydrolase family 20 zincin-like fold domain-containing protein; the protein is MEKKFRFLMLTLSLLTAAVPSELLFAAGGKGSGDFRIVPLPKTFNVTAKSAALPSGSVQLNDFAAGMFTAEMAYLGRTVDVTETAGEKFRCIWGTVDESRLEQALENVKSRTGGYILQITADGIGIASAEKQGLYYGLQSLLQLLEQSTDNKLPVCTVEDWPDFAFCGFHQALRPPKAYSLDSMEQTVEMYKWLIRRLARYKYTHLCLMTKGTLAFESYPELEMGPWTGKEVQQLLRFAADRGIAVFPEVKTMGKFFESMPVQNGMESFADLLERRKYIGQLDYQAQYHAGYGQRAAQLEEEQKALEKEQNAVAKISEDFKITDPAVFEFLRPVLDEVYDMFGQPEFFHIGCDESFYIAINEPAEERGPLMAAYINHVAEYLQAKGCKVMMWDDMLVSHEQFPYFFEAHGGPPLNTWTAVETLNKDIVLACWHYGYTVAGHYPQNYSMIGWLADKGFQVIGVPWFKEDGILNMIRNVKEANGMGMMGSAWALHQTVRCTLGTLTNNAVSGRKEMAIFAATAEAAWSPENAATVLEQYDAEAWEKRWLKKD